The genomic window TTCTCTGCAGCGAGCTTCGACCGATCGAGGGCTTGGTTCACGACGGTGTCGACGTCGACGACTTCCAGATCGGGCAACTTCTCGGCACCTTGCAGCCGTGAGAGCGCAATCAATTCGGTCACCATGTTGCCGAGCCTCTTCGACTCGGCGACGACTTTGCCTCCGAAGTGACGGACCGAGTCCGGATCTTCGGCCGATTCGAGCAGCGCCTCGGCCAGCAGGCTCATCGCACCAACCGGGGTCTTCAGTTCGTGGCTGACGTTGGCGACGAAGTCTCGACGGGTCGCTTCCATCCTTACCTGCTCGGAATCGTCGTCGGCGAACAGGACGACGAATCGTTGGTCTTCCTTGCTGAGCAGTCGGGCGACACACCGAACTGCCATCCGGTCACGGCTGGTAGTGGTTCTGATGTCTCTCGAGCTGATGTCTACTTCGACGGGGTGACCGTCGGCGAGAACCTTCTGCGCCGCGTCCCAGGCGCGATCGTCGATCAGGCGGTTACGCACCAGACCGAGCTCCTCGGCCCGAGGATTCGACAACACGACGTCGTGAAACCGATCGACGACGGCGATGCCGCTCTCCGACGCCAGAATGATCAGATCCAGCACCTGCGACATCGTCAGCCCGGATGTTGCGCGGTTTCGTTCGGAGTGACGCGTCGCCAGGTAGGGGATCAGAACACCGCCGACGAGATATCCCACGAAGGCCGTGGCGATAGCCAGCAGTACGGCCGATGCAACACTCACACCGGAATCGTACGTTCGATGGACAGCTCACATACGCAGGGTGCAGGCATTTCCCTGGTCGTCATAGTCCCCGTCGGCAGTGTTCTTCGATCGTTCACCTGCTGTTTCAGACGTGCTCCCTACTTACCGCCCTGATTCGCGACGGCAGCGGCTCCTGCGGCGGCCGCTTCGGGATCGAGGTACGTTCCGCCCGGATTCGACGGGACGAGCTTTCCGTCACCACCCTCGAAGTCGTACTGCAATGGAATACCGGTCGGAATGTTCAGAGCCGCGATATCGGCGTCGGAAATCTCGTCGAGGTACTTCACCAGGGCGCGGAGCGAGTTGCCGTGGGCCGCGACGAGGACGTTCTTGCCCACTTTCAGCTCGGCGACGATGGTCTCCTCGAAGTACGGGATGAGCCGATCGACGACGTCTTTGAGGCATTCGGTCAGCGGGACACTCGGCAGATCGGCGTAGCGCGGGTCTGCGTCCTGGCTGTATTCGCTGCCCGCTTCGATCGCGGGCGGCGGGGTGTCGTAGCTACGACGCCACAGCATGAACTGCTCGTCGCCGTACTTGTCCTTGGTCTCGGCCTTGTTCAGTCCCTGCAGTGCGCCGTAGTGACGCTCGTTCAGGCGCCAGTCGCGGACGACAGGGAT from Rhodococcus sp. P1Y includes these protein-coding regions:
- a CDS encoding sensor histidine kinase codes for the protein MSVASAVLLAIATAFVGYLVGGVLIPYLATRHSERNRATSGLTMSQVLDLIILASESGIAVVDRFHDVVLSNPRAEELGLVRNRLIDDRAWDAAQKVLADGHPVEVDISSRDIRTTTSRDRMAVRCVARLLSKEDQRFVVLFADDDSEQVRMEATRRDFVANVSHELKTPVGAMSLLAEALLESAEDPDSVRHFGGKVVAESKRLGNMVTELIALSRLQGAEKLPDLEVVDVDTVVNQALDRSKLAAENAGITVTTDHPSGLEVLGDQALLVTALANLIQNAIAYSSDGSPVSVSRALRSDSVSFAVTDRGIGIAKEDQERVFERFFRVDKARSRATGGTGLGLAIAKHVAANHNGSISLWSKLGTGSTFTLQIPAYFEEDDLGSTEGEEQ
- a CDS encoding phosphoglyceromutase, which codes for MSIGTLILLRHGESEWNASNQFTGWVDVRLTEKGEAEGKRAGQLLAEAGVLPDVLYTSLLRRAISTANIALDAADRHWIPVVRDWRLNERHYGALQGLNKAETKDKYGDEQFMLWRRSYDTPPPAIEAGSEYSQDADPRYADLPSVPLTECLKDVVDRLIPYFEETIVAELKVGKNVLVAAHGNSLRALVKYLDEISDADIAALNIPTGIPLQYDFEGGDGKLVPSNPGGTYLDPEAAAAGAAAVANQGGK